TGGCCACCGGCGACCGGGACCGGGCGAACGCGCTCTACCAGGCCGCGACCGGCTGGCTGGTGCTCGCGGCCTGGCCGCTCTACCTGCTGGTGATCACGTTCGCGCCGGTCTACCTGGGCGCGTTCGGCGCGGACTACCGCGACGGCGGCGCGATCGTGGTGGTGCTGGGCAGCGCGATGCTCTTCTCCACCGGCTGCGGCATGGTGGACTCGGTGCTGACCATGGCCGGGCGCACCACCTGGAACCTGTGGAACGTGCTGCTCGCGCTGGTCGTGACGGTCGCGCTGGACCTGTTGCTGATCCCGTCGATGGGCGCGCTGGGCGCGGCGATCGGGCTCGCGGTGGCCGTGCTGATCAACAACCTGGTGCCGTTGCTGCAGGTCGGTCTGGTGCTGGGGCTGCACCCGTTCGGCCGGGGCACGATGGCGGCGGGCGCGCTCGCGCTCGGATGTTTCGGTGGCGTGGCCGCGCTGGCGGTGCGGACGCTCGGCCCCACGCTGCCGGGCCTGCTGGCCGCGCTCGCCGGCGGCGGCGCGCTCTACGCGCTCGGCATCCTCCGGCTGCGGGCGCTGCTCGCCCTCGACGACTTCATCCGGCTCCGCGGGTCCCGTCCCTGATCCCGACGCGGCACACATCAACAGGAGGATTTCTCGTGACACATTATGCCTCGGTGTTCCAGAACCCGGACGCGGTCGAGAAGTACGAGACCGTCACGTACGCGCCGGACAGCTACGGCTCAGCGATCAACGAGCGGCAGCGCGCGTACCTCCGGGATCTGATCAAGCGATCGTTCCCGGTGCGGCGCCCGGTGCAGCACGACTTCGCCTGCGGGACCGGCCGGGCGATCCGGCTGCTGCACGGCGCGGTGCGCGGCGCACACGGCTACGACACGTCCGCGGAGATGCTGGCGAAGGCGGCCGAGGTGGGCACGGCCGCGCGACTGCACCGGATCGCGGAGGACGGCCCGGTCCCGGCGCCCGCGCACGAGGAGGGCCCGGTGCTGGTCACGTCGTTCCGGCTGCTGCTCAACGTGGACGAGTCGGTCCGGGACCGGCTGGTCGGCTTCGCCGCGCAGGCGCTGCCGG
This genomic window from Catenuloplanes niger contains:
- a CDS encoding SAM-dependent methyltransferase; protein product: MTHYASVFQNPDAVEKYETVTYAPDSYGSAINERQRAYLRDLIKRSFPVRRPVQHDFACGTGRAIRLLHGAVRGAHGYDTSAEMLAKAAEVGTAARLHRIAEDGPVPAPAHEEGPVLVTSFRLLLNVDESVRDRLVGFAAQALPDRESGLLVVENHGNRHSLRHLAARRRSGRRWFAELSHAEVGALLAGHGFEIVERRGFSMFPQSVYAKRWARPAARLVDRIAARIPLLSAVAVNVLYVARRHT